A single region of the Leisingera thetidis genome encodes:
- a CDS encoding methyltransferase domain-containing protein — protein MTQAPAQLFDRRALAARRARRRADALFLHQMARDEAEDRLSLVNRTFTAPAVVAPFPEVWEGFQPRATVVSDDEVLALEEGAHDVVIHAMCLHWANDPVGQLIQCRRALKEDGLLLVILLGGQTLHELRAAMAEAETVVMGGLSPRVAPMGEIRDLGGLLQRAGFALPVADLVPLTAEYRDLSHLIHDLRGMGETNVLAQRLKRPAPRGLFQLADHIYRAHFATADGRLPATFELVCLTGWSPSDSQQKPLRPGSAQMRLADALKVPETKLEP, from the coding sequence ATGACACAAGCACCCGCACAGCTCTTCGACCGCCGCGCCCTGGCGGCCCGCCGCGCCCGGCGGCGGGCGGACGCCCTGTTCCTGCACCAGATGGCACGGGATGAGGCCGAGGATCGCCTGAGCCTGGTTAACAGAACCTTTACGGCACCTGCCGTGGTTGCCCCCTTCCCGGAGGTTTGGGAGGGATTTCAGCCCCGTGCCACAGTGGTGTCCGATGACGAAGTGCTGGCGCTTGAGGAAGGTGCGCATGATGTGGTGATCCACGCCATGTGCCTGCATTGGGCCAATGACCCGGTCGGCCAGCTGATCCAATGCCGGCGTGCGCTGAAAGAGGACGGGCTGCTGCTGGTCATCCTGCTGGGCGGCCAGACCCTGCACGAGCTGCGGGCCGCCATGGCCGAGGCTGAAACCGTGGTGATGGGCGGGCTGTCGCCCCGCGTCGCACCGATGGGAGAAATCCGCGACCTGGGCGGGCTGCTGCAACGGGCTGGTTTTGCCCTGCCGGTTGCGGATCTGGTGCCGCTGACGGCTGAGTACCGCGACCTCTCCCATTTGATCCACGATCTGCGCGGCATGGGTGAGACCAACGTCCTCGCCCAGCGCCTGAAACGCCCGGCGCCGCGGGGACTGTTTCAGCTGGCCGACCACATCTACCGCGCGCATTTCGCCACTGCCGACGGCCGGCTGCCGGCAACCTTTGAGCTGGTCTGCCTCACCGGCTGGTCGCCGTCGGACAGCCAGCAGAAACCTCTGCGCCCGGGATCAGCGCAAATGCGCCTGGCCGATGCGCTGAAGGTGCCGGAAACCAAACTCGAGCCTTGA
- a CDS encoding ComF family protein: protein MLLARIQTAVSLIYPPQCLGCGGLVSSDFGLCGTCWSDMHFISGTVCEGCGAPLPGEADGFRLECDSCLRQPRPWSQGRAALLYEGQGRKLVLGLKHGDRTEIARTAAGWLERAAQPLLQENPLICPVPLHWTRLLKRKYNQSALLAEALARRAGLEHCPDLLRRIRQTPALEGKTRDQRYQLLGSAIGAHPGRQGRIKGRDVLIVDDVMTSGATLSACTDACLQAGAAEVRVAVLARVTQA, encoded by the coding sequence ATGCTGCTGGCCAGGATTCAAACCGCTGTTTCGCTGATCTACCCACCGCAATGCCTGGGCTGCGGCGGGCTGGTGAGCAGCGACTTTGGCCTGTGCGGCACGTGCTGGTCTGACATGCACTTTATCAGCGGTACCGTGTGCGAGGGCTGCGGCGCCCCGCTGCCGGGGGAGGCGGACGGGTTCCGCCTGGAGTGCGACAGCTGCCTGCGCCAGCCCCGGCCGTGGAGCCAGGGGCGTGCCGCGCTGCTCTATGAGGGACAGGGGCGCAAACTGGTGCTGGGGCTGAAACACGGTGACCGGACCGAGATTGCCCGCACGGCGGCTGGCTGGCTGGAACGCGCCGCGCAGCCGCTGTTGCAGGAGAATCCGCTGATCTGCCCGGTGCCGCTGCATTGGACCCGGCTGCTCAAGCGCAAGTACAACCAGTCCGCCTTGCTGGCAGAAGCGCTGGCACGCCGTGCCGGATTGGAGCATTGCCCGGATCTGCTGCGCCGCATCCGGCAGACCCCGGCTCTGGAGGGCAAAACGCGGGACCAGCGCTATCAGCTGTTGGGTTCGGCCATCGGGGCGCATCCGGGGCGGCAGGGCAGGATCAAGGGCCGCGATGTGTTGATTGTGGATGACGTGATGACCTCCGGCGCCACTCTCAGCGCCTGCACCGATGCCTGTCTGCAGGCGGGCGCGGCAGAGGTGCGGGTGGCGGTGCTGGCCCGGGTCACGCAAGCGTGA
- the grxC gene encoding glutaredoxin 3 translates to MKTVEIYTSPLCGYCHAAKRLLNQKGVAFSEVNVLEEPERKAEMIQRANGGRTVPQIFIGGTHVGGCDDLFALEQAGKLDPLLAA, encoded by the coding sequence ATGAAAACGGTCGAAATCTACACCTCGCCGCTGTGCGGATACTGCCACGCTGCCAAGCGGCTGCTGAATCAGAAGGGTGTGGCCTTTTCGGAAGTCAACGTGCTGGAGGAGCCGGAGCGCAAGGCAGAGATGATCCAGCGCGCCAATGGCGGCCGCACCGTGCCGCAGATCTTTATTGGCGGCACCCATGTCGGCGGCTGTGACGACCTGTTTGCGCTGGAGCAGGCGGGCAAGCTCGACCCGCTGCTGGCGGCCTGA
- a CDS encoding carbon-nitrogen hydrolase family protein has translation MRAALLQMTSSDNPAENLETVKAMMAEAVRGGAGFVLTPEVTNCLSGSRTHQNGVLCHEEDDPTLAALRDEAAKQGIWLLLGSLGIKTHGDDGRFANRQFLISPEGEIKARYDKIHMFDVEVTPEETYRESDGYRPGTKAVVAQTPFGNIGMTICYDVRFPHLHRALAKGGAQILTAPAAFSYVTGAAHWHSLLRARAIETGCYVLAPAQTGKHPASRGPSRQTYGHSLAVAPWGEVLADAGQEPGVTYIDLDLEKVAEARKRVPSLTHDREFDGP, from the coding sequence ATGCGCGCAGCTTTGCTTCAGATGACATCCAGCGACAACCCGGCCGAAAACCTGGAGACGGTGAAGGCGATGATGGCGGAAGCTGTGCGCGGAGGGGCAGGCTTTGTGCTGACGCCGGAGGTCACCAATTGCCTCTCCGGCAGCCGGACGCATCAGAATGGTGTCTTGTGCCATGAGGAGGACGACCCGACCCTGGCCGCCCTGCGTGACGAAGCCGCCAAGCAGGGCATCTGGCTGCTGCTGGGCTCGCTGGGCATCAAGACCCACGGCGATGACGGGCGCTTTGCCAACCGGCAGTTCCTGATTTCCCCCGAGGGCGAGATCAAAGCACGCTATGACAAGATCCATATGTTCGATGTGGAGGTGACACCGGAGGAAACATACCGCGAGTCCGATGGTTACCGCCCGGGCACAAAAGCCGTCGTTGCGCAAACGCCCTTTGGCAATATCGGCATGACTATCTGCTATGACGTGCGCTTCCCGCATCTGCACCGGGCGCTGGCCAAGGGTGGCGCGCAGATCCTCACCGCGCCGGCGGCGTTTTCTTATGTCACGGGGGCCGCCCATTGGCATTCACTGCTGCGCGCGCGGGCGATTGAAACCGGCTGTTACGTGCTGGCGCCAGCGCAAACCGGCAAACACCCGGCCTCCCGCGGGCCGAGCCGACAGACCTATGGCCATTCTCTGGCTGTGGCTCCCTGGGGCGAAGTGCTGGCAGACGCGGGCCAGGAGCCCGGTGTGACTTACATTGATCTCGACCTCGAAAAAGTGGCAGAAGCACGCAAGCGCGTGCCTTCCCTGACCCACGACCGGGAGTTTGACGGACCCTGA
- a CDS encoding MarR family winged helix-turn-helix transcriptional regulator — protein MDETHSLAVSLFSEILMADQLARSRLSKVLPKGMELSHFSVLNHLARAGLERSPAQLAKAFHVTRGAMTNTLNKLEVAGYIHVRPDWDDARRKMVAISPAGKQARDAALAGIIPVISEVVGELGSDRVRATLPILRELRGKLEESG, from the coding sequence ATGGACGAGACCCATTCCCTGGCGGTATCGCTGTTCAGCGAGATACTCATGGCTGACCAGCTGGCCCGGTCACGTCTCAGCAAAGTGCTGCCCAAGGGGATGGAACTGTCGCATTTCTCGGTGCTGAACCACCTGGCCCGCGCCGGGCTGGAGCGTTCGCCCGCACAGCTGGCGAAGGCCTTCCACGTGACCCGCGGCGCGATGACCAACACGCTGAACAAGCTGGAGGTGGCAGGCTACATCCACGTCCGCCCCGATTGGGATGATGCGCGGCGCAAAATGGTGGCGATCAGCCCGGCCGGCAAACAGGCGCGCGATGCGGCGCTGGCGGGAATTATTCCGGTCATTTCCGAAGTTGTGGGCGAACTGGGCAGCGACCGGGTCCGCGCCACCCTGCCGATCCTGCGCGAACTGCGCGGCAAGCTGGAAGAAAGCGGCTGA
- the ubiG gene encoding bifunctional 2-polyprenyl-6-hydroxyphenol methylase/3-demethylubiquinol 3-O-methyltransferase UbiG — protein MQAPQSTVDPAEIAKFEAMAAEWWDPNGKFKPLHMLNPCRLDYITRQIAGEFGRDLTSQHPFEGLRLLDIGCGGGLLSEPMARLGATVVGADAAEGNLPVARIHAEQSGLEIDYRHTTAEALADAGEQFDVVLNMEVVEHVADPLSYLTATQALLKPGGLEICSTINRNPKSFAMAIVGAEVIMRWLPRGTHEWSKFITPDELFELLRQAGLKPADRKGFVFNPITWNWSISERDLSVNYVTASTKPV, from the coding sequence ATGCAAGCGCCTCAGTCCACGGTCGACCCTGCGGAAATCGCCAAATTCGAGGCGATGGCAGCGGAGTGGTGGGATCCGAACGGCAAGTTCAAGCCCCTGCACATGCTGAACCCGTGCCGGCTGGACTATATTACCCGCCAGATCGCCGGAGAATTCGGCCGCGACCTGACGTCACAGCACCCGTTCGAGGGGCTGCGCCTCTTGGATATCGGTTGCGGCGGCGGGCTGCTGAGCGAGCCGATGGCGCGGTTGGGCGCAACAGTGGTCGGCGCGGATGCAGCTGAGGGCAATCTGCCGGTCGCACGCATCCATGCAGAGCAATCGGGCTTGGAGATCGACTACCGCCACACCACTGCCGAAGCGCTGGCAGATGCGGGGGAACAGTTCGACGTGGTCCTGAATATGGAAGTGGTGGAACATGTCGCCGACCCGCTCAGCTATCTGACCGCCACGCAAGCGCTGCTGAAACCTGGAGGCCTGGAGATCTGCTCGACGATCAACCGCAATCCCAAGAGCTTTGCGATGGCGATTGTCGGCGCCGAGGTGATCATGCGCTGGCTGCCGCGGGGCACTCATGAATGGTCCAAGTTCATCACGCCGGACGAGCTGTTCGAGCTGCTGCGCCAGGCCGGGCTGAAGCCGGCCGACCGCAAGGGCTTCGTGTTCAATCCGATTACCTGGAACTGGTCGATTTCCGAGCGGGACCTGTCAGTGAACTATGTGACCGCTAGCACAAAACCCGTCTGA
- the pip gene encoding prolyl aminopeptidase, with protein sequence MDRYPDQKRAVHYLYPPVEPFDQRMIDAGQGHRMYAEQSGNPNGIPVIVCHGGPGGGSSPAMRRYFDPHVYRIILFDQRGCGRSRPYASCEDNTTWHLVADMELIRRQFGIDSWILFGGSWGATLALIYAQTHPDRVQQIILRGVFLMTKAELDWFYGGGAGKFWPETWAKFVSLIPDGERSDMIAAYQKRLFSGNQDEEVRYGRAWSAWENALASVHSNGQSGESPGDYARAFARLENHYFINGGFLDYDGQILANMGRISHIPGVIVQGRYDMICPPSSAWRLNELWPNAELKMVRNAGHALSEPGISAELVRAMDRIAGELVP encoded by the coding sequence ATGGATAGATACCCGGACCAAAAGCGCGCTGTGCATTATCTTTACCCGCCGGTCGAGCCGTTTGACCAGCGCATGATCGATGCAGGCCAGGGCCATCGCATGTATGCCGAGCAGAGCGGCAACCCCAATGGCATTCCCGTGATCGTGTGCCATGGCGGCCCAGGCGGCGGCAGCAGCCCGGCGATGCGGCGCTATTTCGATCCGCATGTCTACAGAATCATCCTGTTCGACCAGCGCGGCTGCGGCCGGTCGCGCCCCTATGCGTCTTGCGAGGACAACACCACCTGGCATCTGGTCGCCGACATGGAGCTGATTCGCCGTCAGTTCGGCATCGACTCCTGGATTCTGTTCGGTGGAAGCTGGGGGGCAACCCTGGCGCTGATCTATGCGCAGACCCACCCGGACCGGGTGCAGCAGATCATTCTGCGCGGCGTCTTCCTGATGACCAAGGCAGAGCTGGACTGGTTTTATGGCGGCGGCGCCGGCAAATTCTGGCCTGAAACCTGGGCCAAATTTGTCTCGCTGATCCCCGATGGTGAGCGCAGCGACATGATCGCCGCCTATCAAAAGCGGCTTTTTTCCGGCAATCAGGATGAGGAAGTCCGCTATGGCCGCGCCTGGTCCGCCTGGGAAAACGCGCTGGCTTCGGTGCATTCCAACGGCCAGAGCGGCGAAAGTCCCGGCGATTATGCCCGTGCCTTTGCCCGGCTCGAAAACCACTATTTCATCAATGGCGGCTTTCTCGACTATGATGGCCAGATCCTTGCCAATATGGGGCGGATTTCCCATATCCCCGGCGTGATCGTTCAGGGCCGCTATGACATGATCTGCCCGCCGTCTTCCGCCTGGCGATTGAACGAGCTGTGGCCAAATGCGGAGTTGAAGATGGTGCGCAATGCCGGCCATGCTCTGTCGGAGCCGGGAATCAGCGCAGAACTGGTCCGGGCGATGGACCGGATTGCAGGAGAGCTTGTGCCATGA
- a CDS encoding ABC transporter substrate-binding protein — MTRIDRRALFTSGAAAALLAAAGGSVDASPKSGGVLRLAVPRDGGMLEQAARGAIYDRLTEIAPDGLLRGELATGWHSTADARTWTFNLREGVAFHDGAPLTADDAAASLTVQGITGAEMRSVTALGSHQLLLELTRPNPHLPYLLAGPDHVIAPGGDLPVPLSEAVGTGCYRVERAQEGRHFRASRTADHYKAGTAGWADTVEIIVIPDAAVRAEALRDGYVDVAALPEPRGLLRRGEFLYHPSSSDMALAARHDVGIPRKVGQSAPLDDGRIAERWWRV, encoded by the coding sequence ATGACGCGCATTGACCGCCGCGCGCTGTTCACCTCGGGTGCTGCTGCTGCCTTGCTGGCCGCCGCTGGCGGGTCGGTCGATGCCTCTCCCAAGTCAGGCGGAGTTCTGCGCCTTGCGGTTCCGCGCGACGGCGGGATGCTGGAACAGGCTGCCCGCGGCGCAATCTATGACAGGCTGACTGAAATTGCCCCCGACGGGCTGCTGCGCGGCGAGCTGGCCACCGGCTGGCACTCCACAGCGGATGCCCGGACCTGGACCTTCAACCTGCGTGAGGGCGTGGCATTTCATGACGGTGCCCCGCTGACTGCGGATGATGCCGCCGCCTCGCTTACTGTCCAGGGAATCACTGGAGCAGAGATGCGTTCAGTCACGGCGCTGGGCAGTCATCAGCTGCTGTTGGAGCTGACGCGGCCCAACCCGCATCTGCCTTATCTGCTGGCCGGCCCGGATCATGTGATTGCCCCCGGCGGGGACTTGCCAGTGCCGTTGTCCGAAGCGGTCGGCACCGGATGCTACAGGGTGGAGCGCGCCCAGGAGGGCCGCCATTTCCGGGCCTCCAGAACCGCGGATCATTACAAGGCCGGCACTGCAGGCTGGGCGGATACGGTGGAGATCATCGTGATCCCCGACGCCGCTGTCCGCGCAGAAGCTCTGCGGGACGGCTATGTCGATGTGGCAGCCCTGCCGGAACCGCGCGGCCTGCTGCGGCGGGGGGAATTCCTGTATCACCCTTCGTCCAGCGACATGGCGCTGGCGGCCCGGCACGATGTTGGTATTCCGCGCAAGGTGGGCCAGAGCGCGCCGCTGGATGACGGCCGCATCGCCGAACGCTGGTGGCGGGTCTGA
- the rimP gene encoding ribosome maturation factor RimP: MTNDLIAKAAIDRRLAEIVTPVIEDLGYELVRIRLMSGKSTTLQIMADKPDGGIEVDDCAEISNAVSAALDVEDPIIDAYALEVSSPGIDRPLTRMKDFEMFEGYEAKLETAEMVGGRRRFKGELAGTEDDEVLINIEDQGGIVTIGLKFDWLSDAKLVLTDELIKEMLRQRKEAGTLNEDAFDEIETEESEEEKK; the protein is encoded by the coding sequence ATGACCAACGACCTGATTGCCAAAGCCGCCATCGACCGGCGCTTGGCCGAGATCGTCACCCCGGTGATCGAGGATCTGGGCTATGAGCTTGTGCGCATCCGGCTGATGTCTGGGAAGTCGACAACGCTGCAGATCATGGCCGACAAGCCCGACGGCGGGATCGAGGTGGATGATTGCGCCGAGATATCGAACGCGGTCAGCGCGGCACTGGACGTCGAGGACCCGATCATCGATGCTTATGCTCTGGAAGTGTCGAGCCCCGGCATTGACCGTCCGCTGACGCGGATGAAAGACTTCGAGATGTTCGAAGGCTACGAGGCCAAGCTGGAAACCGCCGAGATGGTTGGCGGCCGCCGCCGCTTCAAGGGCGAGCTGGCGGGCACCGAAGATGATGAAGTTCTGATCAACATCGAGGATCAGGGCGGGATCGTGACCATCGGCCTGAAATTCGACTGGCTGAGCGATGCCAAGCTGGTCCTGACCGATGAACTGATCAAGGAAATGCTGCGCCAGCGCAAAGAGGCGGGCACGCTCAACGAAGACGCATTCGACGAAATCGAGACCGAAGAGTCCGAAGAGGAGAAAAAGTAA
- the nusA gene encoding transcription termination factor NusA, protein MAITSANQLELLQTAEAVAREKMIDPGLVIEAMEESLARAAKSRYGAEMDIRVSIDRKTGRATFTRVRTVVADEELENYQAEMTVAQARQYMANPEVGQTYVEEVPPVEMGRIAAQSAKQVILQKVREAERDRQYEEFKDRAGTIINGLVKREEYGNVIVDVGAGEAILRRNEKIGRESYRPNDRVRCYIKDVRREPRGPQIFLSRTAPEFMAELFKMEVPEIYDGIIEIKAVARDPGSRAKIAVISYDGSIDPVGACVGMRGSRVQAVVNELQGEKIDIIPWNEDQPTFLVNALQPAEVTKVVLDEEAGKIEVVVPEEQLSLAIGRRGQNVRLASQLTNLDIDIMTEEEESARRQKEFEARTKLFMETLDLDEFFAQLLVSEGFTNLEEVAYVELDELLVIDGVDESTAQELQARARDYLEAQAKAALDAARELGAEDSLIQFEGLTPQMVEALAKDDVKSLEDFATCADWELAGGWTNDGGERVKDDGILEPFGMSLEEAQDMVMTARIMLGWVDPAELEAEASEDEDAGEEEGEA, encoded by the coding sequence ATGGCTATCACCTCTGCAAACCAGCTGGAGCTGTTGCAAACCGCCGAGGCCGTGGCGCGCGAAAAGATGATCGACCCCGGTCTGGTGATCGAGGCGATGGAAGAGAGTCTCGCCCGGGCCGCCAAAAGCCGCTACGGCGCCGAGATGGATATCCGTGTCTCGATTGACCGTAAAACCGGCCGCGCCACGTTTACCCGCGTGCGCACCGTGGTGGCGGATGAGGAGCTGGAAAACTACCAGGCCGAAATGACTGTTGCGCAGGCGCGCCAGTACATGGCGAACCCCGAAGTGGGCCAGACCTACGTCGAGGAGGTGCCGCCGGTTGAAATGGGCCGGATCGCCGCCCAGTCGGCCAAGCAAGTGATCCTGCAGAAGGTCCGCGAAGCAGAGCGGGACCGCCAGTACGAAGAATTCAAGGACCGCGCCGGCACCATCATCAACGGGTTGGTCAAGCGCGAGGAATACGGCAACGTCATCGTCGATGTGGGCGCGGGCGAAGCGATCCTGCGCCGCAACGAGAAGATCGGCCGCGAAAGCTACCGTCCGAACGACCGCGTGCGCTGCTACATCAAGGATGTGCGCCGTGAGCCGCGCGGTCCGCAGATCTTCCTCAGCCGTACCGCGCCCGAGTTCATGGCCGAGCTGTTCAAGATGGAAGTGCCGGAAATCTATGACGGCATCATCGAGATCAAAGCGGTTGCCCGTGACCCTGGCTCGCGTGCCAAGATTGCCGTTATCTCCTACGACGGCTCGATCGACCCGGTCGGCGCCTGTGTGGGCATGCGCGGGTCCCGCGTGCAGGCCGTGGTGAACGAGCTGCAGGGCGAAAAGATCGACATTATCCCGTGGAACGAGGATCAGCCGACCTTCCTGGTGAACGCGCTGCAGCCCGCAGAAGTCACCAAGGTTGTGCTGGATGAAGAAGCCGGCAAGATCGAAGTCGTGGTGCCCGAAGAGCAGCTGAGCCTGGCCATCGGCCGCCGCGGCCAGAACGTGCGCCTGGCCTCGCAGCTGACCAACCTCGACATCGATATTATGACCGAGGAAGAAGAGTCGGCCCGCCGCCAGAAGGAATTCGAGGCGCGTACCAAGCTGTTCATGGAAACCCTGGATCTGGATGAATTCTTTGCCCAGCTGCTGGTCTCCGAAGGCTTTACCAACCTCGAAGAAGTCGCCTATGTCGAACTCGACGAGCTGCTGGTCATCGATGGTGTCGACGAAAGCACCGCTCAGGAGCTGCAGGCCCGTGCCCGCGACTATCTGGAAGCCCAGGCCAAGGCAGCCCTGGATGCCGCCCGCGAACTGGGCGCCGAGGACAGCCTGATCCAGTTCGAAGGCCTGACCCCGCAGATGGTCGAGGCTCTGGCCAAGGACGACGTGAAATCGCTGGAAGATTTTGCCACCTGCGCCGACTGGGAACTGGCTGGCGGCTGGACCAACGATGGTGGCGAGCGGGTCAAGGACGACGGTATCCTGGAGCCTTTCGGCATGTCGCTGGAAGAAGCTCAGGACATGGTGATGACCGCCCGCATCATGCTGGGCTGGGTCGATCCGGCGGAGCTGGAAGCGGAAGCGTCCGAGGACGAAGACGCTGGCGAAGAGGAAGGCGAGGCCTGA
- a CDS encoding RNA-binding protein, translating into MTRGGATKDRSDGSERKCIATGETQPKQGLIRFVMGPDGQVVPDVMGKLPGRGVYVASSRGALETAVKKKLFARGFKAQVQVSAELVQEVERQIARRLVELISLARKSGDAVSGFERVKDWLSKEEARVLIQASDGSGRGKSKLSTPYKGKFIGCLTADELGMAFGRQTAIHAALASGGLSKRVVDEAQRLQGLREMVGGDGRTEG; encoded by the coding sequence ATGACACGTGGTGGCGCCACAAAAGACCGGTCCGACGGCAGCGAGCGCAAATGCATCGCTACTGGCGAGACCCAGCCCAAACAGGGCCTCATCCGCTTTGTGATGGGCCCTGACGGGCAGGTCGTGCCCGATGTGATGGGCAAGCTGCCGGGCCGCGGTGTCTATGTGGCTTCCAGCCGGGGCGCATTGGAAACCGCGGTCAAGAAGAAGCTGTTTGCCCGCGGGTTCAAGGCTCAGGTGCAGGTGTCTGCCGAACTGGTTCAGGAAGTCGAACGGCAGATTGCCCGTCGGCTTGTCGAACTGATCAGCCTGGCGCGCAAGTCGGGCGATGCAGTGTCCGGATTTGAACGGGTCAAGGACTGGCTGTCCAAGGAAGAGGCCCGGGTGCTGATCCAGGCCTCCGACGGATCCGGACGCGGAAAGTCGAAGCTGAGCACGCCCTACAAGGGTAAATTCATCGGCTGCCTCACGGCGGACGAGCTGGGAATGGCATTTGGGCGCCAAACTGCAATACATGCCGCCCTCGCCTCTGGCGGACTCAGCAAACGTGTTGTAGATGAGGCGCAACGACTGCAAGGTTTGCGCGAAATGGTGGGCGGCGACGGCCGCACGGAAGGATAA